One region of Phragmites australis chromosome 18, lpPhrAust1.1, whole genome shotgun sequence genomic DNA includes:
- the LOC133899207 gene encoding uncharacterized protein LOC133899207, with translation MDDFVDPIFFIDCFRATYAGVIPCITDKSQWPEVNKGFKLQPPTCKPREVERQRKNRIPSALEKGKNKSKLKRQVNCNLCGGTGHRSGSSKCPLIGLKKRKRNPKNKTKLGRKKSKKDVVD, from the exons ATGGATGATTTTGTGGATCCAATTTTCTTTATTGATTGCTTCAGGGCTACCTATGCAGGTGTGATTCCCTGCATTACAGATAAGTCACAGTGGCCAGAGGTGAACAAGGGATTCAAGCTTCAACCACCAACATGCAAGCCAAGGGAAGTAGAGAGGCAGAGGAAGAATAGAATTCCATCTGCTCTAGAGAAGGGTAAGAACAAGAGCAAGCTGAAAAGGCAGGTCAACTGTAACCTGTGTGGTGGGACTGGCCATAGGTCAGGGAGTTCAAAGTGTCCCCTTATTGGTCTTAAAAAGAG GAAGCGGAACCCAAAGAACAAGACCAAGCTTGGTAGGAAGAAAAGCAAGAAGGATGTGGTTGACTAG